A genome region from Pseudomonas sp. S06B 330 includes the following:
- a CDS encoding MaoC family dehydratase codes for MTSMNTKCFDDVQPGEALPELVIPITVGLIAGGAIATRDYFPGHHDVDAAKALGSPHIFMNILTTNGLVQRFVEGWAGPQAQFVSLKIKLGAPNYPGDRMTFSGSVTGQDPATRTVEVTLSGKNSMGNHVTGTVALILP; via the coding sequence ATGACCTCGATGAACACCAAGTGCTTTGACGACGTGCAGCCCGGCGAAGCGTTGCCGGAGCTGGTGATCCCGATCACCGTCGGCCTGATCGCGGGTGGCGCGATTGCCACCCGCGACTACTTTCCCGGCCACCATGACGTCGACGCGGCCAAAGCCCTGGGCTCGCCGCACATTTTCATGAACATCCTCACCACCAATGGCCTGGTGCAGCGCTTTGTCGAAGGTTGGGCAGGGCCGCAGGCGCAGTTCGTGTCGCTGAAGATCAAGCTCGGTGCGCCCAACTACCCCGGCGACCGCATGACCTTCAGTGGCAGCGTGACGGGTCAGGACCCGGCCACCCGCACGGTGGAAGTGACCCTGAGCGGCAAGAATTCCATGGGCAATCACGTGACCGGCACGGTCGCGCTGATCTTGCCCTGA
- a CDS encoding acyl-CoA dehydrogenase family protein has protein sequence MNFDLSDDQRAIAQMADSLFADHCDDDALRLWDSSGEAMMGDLWGLCVETGLHALAIPEHAGGSDLGMTELMLVLQAQGRSLGQVPLWRHQLAAATLAYFALADAATWAARAAAAEVILTLSVEARASACGIELQAQPCEGGWLLNGRVSALAFGLQAQAALVLAEAEGQARLVLLDLSAAQIRRVPGVLSHGEPVAEVQVEGLRISAEQLLPGPALDWLEARSQAALAALQLGVSDEHIRRTVAYVSEREQFGRAIGSFQAVQMRMADAHIDLEALRSALWQLCYRLDAGLAAPSEALATAYLACEAGHRIGHSAQHVHGGIGVDLTYPIHRFLYWSRALGLALGGSAACLERLGHWLGDNDKLGWKYDLDEHQVL, from the coding sequence ATGAACTTCGACCTGAGCGACGACCAGCGCGCTATTGCGCAGATGGCCGACAGCCTGTTTGCCGATCATTGCGACGACGATGCCTTGCGCCTCTGGGACAGCAGCGGCGAAGCGATGATGGGAGATCTCTGGGGCCTGTGCGTGGAAACCGGCCTGCACGCCCTGGCGATTCCCGAGCACGCCGGCGGCAGCGACCTGGGCATGACCGAGCTGATGTTGGTGCTTCAGGCCCAAGGCCGCAGCCTTGGCCAGGTACCGCTGTGGCGACACCAGTTGGCGGCGGCCACCCTGGCCTATTTTGCCTTGGCTGACGCGGCCACATGGGCAGCTCGCGCTGCCGCCGCCGAGGTCATCCTGACGTTGTCGGTTGAAGCCCGCGCTAGCGCGTGTGGCATCGAGTTGCAGGCGCAACCTTGTGAAGGCGGCTGGTTGCTCAATGGCCGCGTGTCAGCACTCGCCTTCGGCTTGCAAGCCCAGGCCGCGCTGGTCCTGGCCGAAGCCGAAGGCCAGGCGCGCTTGGTGCTGCTGGACCTGAGCGCGGCGCAGATTCGCCGGGTGCCTGGGGTGCTCAGTCATGGCGAGCCGGTCGCCGAAGTCCAGGTCGAAGGCTTGCGCATCAGCGCCGAGCAGTTGTTGCCGGGGCCAGCGCTGGACTGGCTGGAAGCACGCAGTCAGGCGGCACTGGCGGCGCTGCAGTTGGGGGTCAGTGATGAGCATATCCGCCGCACCGTGGCCTATGTCAGCGAGCGCGAGCAGTTCGGTCGTGCGATCGGCAGCTTTCAGGCGGTGCAGATGCGCATGGCTGATGCGCATATCGACCTTGAAGCGTTGCGCAGCGCGCTCTGGCAACTGTGCTATCGGCTTGACGCCGGCCTTGCCGCGCCGTCCGAAGCCCTGGCTACGGCCTACCTGGCCTGCGAAGCCGGGCACCGCATCGGCCACAGCGCGCAGCACGTGCATGGCGGCATTGGCGTCGACCTGACGTACCCGATTCACCGTTTTCTTTACTGGAGCCGCGCCCTGGGCCTTGCCCTGGGGGGATCGGCCGCATGCCTGGAACGCCTTGGCCACTGGCTGGGCGATAACGACAAGCTGGGATGGAAATATGACCTCGATGAACACCAAGTGCTTTGA
- a CDS encoding bifunctional MaoC family dehydratase N-terminal/OB-fold nucleic acid binding domain-containing protein, producing MADPQLLSNVSALVGRQYGRVYAWDEVNAPMIRQWCEIMGVNNPLYTNPAAALESVHEGLIAPPAMLQVWTLEGFHANNYPPGSTAENPYEVLKLFEQYGYNSVVAVNSELSFTRPLRLGEKLYYTTRLASVGEEKTTGLGTGFFVTLVMSHFVEKASGDEPVGELLFRVFKFRPAAAQAPAAASSETPVTAKRPLPGISDDTRFFWEGCAKGQLLIQRCSACSTLRHPPAPVCIQCHSFDWDTVQASGRASLYSFVVMHYPVVAPFEHPNPIGLIELEEGVRLIAGLVGVEPGQLQIGQRLQVEFQVFDAQQTLPLFRPVVDQEAS from the coding sequence GTGGCAGATCCACAATTGCTGTCCAATGTGAGCGCCCTGGTGGGGCGCCAATACGGGCGGGTGTACGCCTGGGATGAGGTAAACGCACCGATGATCCGCCAATGGTGCGAGATCATGGGCGTCAACAACCCGCTCTACACCAACCCCGCCGCGGCCCTCGAAAGTGTCCATGAAGGTCTGATCGCGCCGCCGGCGATGCTTCAGGTGTGGACCCTGGAAGGTTTTCACGCCAACAACTACCCGCCTGGGTCCACCGCCGAGAATCCCTACGAAGTGCTCAAGCTGTTTGAGCAGTACGGTTACAACTCAGTGGTGGCCGTGAACTCCGAGCTGAGCTTTACCCGGCCTTTGCGTCTGGGTGAGAAGCTGTACTACACCACACGCCTGGCGTCGGTTGGAGAAGAGAAAACCACCGGCCTGGGTACGGGTTTCTTCGTCACCCTGGTGATGAGCCATTTCGTCGAGAAAGCCTCGGGTGATGAACCTGTGGGCGAACTGTTGTTCCGGGTCTTCAAGTTCCGCCCGGCGGCTGCCCAGGCACCCGCTGCAGCCAGCAGTGAAACGCCGGTGACAGCCAAGCGTCCGCTGCCAGGCATCAGCGACGATACCCGTTTCTTCTGGGAAGGCTGTGCCAAGGGACAGCTGCTGATTCAGCGCTGTAGCGCCTGCTCGACCTTGCGTCACCCACCGGCACCGGTGTGTATCCAGTGCCACAGCTTTGATTGGGACACCGTCCAGGCCAGCGGCCGGGCCAGCCTGTATTCGTTCGTGGTCATGCATTACCCGGTGGTGGCGCCGTTTGAGCACCCTAACCCCATCGGCCTGATCGAGCTGGAGGAGGGCGTGCGTCTGATCGCGGGGCTGGTCGGCGTCGAGCCTGGGCAGCTGCAGATTGGCCAGCGCCTGCAGGTTGAATTTCAGGTTTTCGACGCGCAACAGACCTTGCCGCTGTTCCGCCCGGTTGTGGACCAGGAGGCGTCATGA